Proteins encoded within one genomic window of Vulgatibacter sp.:
- a CDS encoding sigma-54-dependent transcriptional regulator yields MDSLLVIDDNASLCEMLKLQLEESEGDRPGFQVETAGSAAEARARLAAIQPAFVLCDMRLPDGDGVDLLPELKVLAGDAPIVIMTAHADMETTIRAMKLGAFDYLQKPFDQDEVELVVLRALDLRRQSRRAAVLAVDTAAPQRVDDIVAESPQMKSIVKQIGKIAASRASVLIQGESGTGKELIARVIHTYSSDVPRPFVGINCSAIVDTLLESELFGHEKGAFTGAAQTKYGKFELAEDGTIFLDEIAEMSLPLQAKLLRVLQEREFERVGGVKRLPLRARIVAATNRDLAAEVRAERFREDLYQRLKVVTLELPALRERPADIPVLVQRLLGRIGDRLGKRVTRVPAELLGHLQALPWHGNVRELENTLTRAVVLAPGEVLVPELFPAIPAEPPVRSVVREESPQQLLSLAEAERRAILAAIAHTGGHKGRTCEILQISRPTLERKLQKYGLEVGEASRPTPPARPTRSAG; encoded by the coding sequence ATGGACAGCCTCCTCGTCATCGACGACAACGCCTCGCTCTGCGAGATGCTCAAGCTGCAGCTCGAGGAGTCCGAGGGCGATCGCCCCGGCTTCCAGGTGGAGACTGCGGGGAGCGCTGCGGAAGCCCGGGCGCGCCTCGCGGCGATCCAGCCCGCCTTCGTTCTCTGCGACATGCGCCTGCCCGATGGCGACGGCGTCGATCTCCTCCCCGAGCTCAAGGTCCTCGCCGGCGACGCGCCGATCGTGATCATGACCGCCCACGCGGACATGGAGACCACGATCCGCGCGATGAAGCTCGGCGCCTTCGACTACCTGCAGAAGCCCTTCGACCAGGACGAGGTCGAGCTGGTGGTGCTGCGGGCCCTCGATCTCCGCCGGCAGTCGCGCCGGGCGGCGGTGCTCGCCGTGGACACCGCGGCGCCGCAGCGGGTCGACGACATCGTCGCCGAGAGCCCGCAGATGAAGAGCATCGTGAAGCAGATCGGGAAGATCGCCGCTTCGCGGGCCTCTGTGCTGATCCAGGGGGAGAGCGGCACGGGCAAGGAGCTCATCGCCCGGGTGATCCACACCTATTCGTCGGACGTGCCGCGCCCCTTCGTCGGCATCAACTGCTCGGCGATCGTCGACACCCTCCTCGAGAGCGAGCTCTTCGGCCACGAGAAGGGCGCCTTCACCGGCGCGGCCCAGACGAAATACGGCAAATTCGAGTTGGCGGAGGACGGCACCATCTTCCTCGACGAGATCGCGGAGATGTCCCTTCCCCTGCAGGCCAAGCTCCTCCGCGTCCTCCAGGAGCGCGAGTTCGAGCGGGTCGGCGGGGTGAAGCGCCTGCCCCTGCGCGCCCGCATCGTCGCAGCCACCAACCGCGATCTCGCGGCGGAGGTTCGGGCGGAGCGTTTCCGCGAGGATCTCTACCAGCGCCTCAAGGTGGTCACCCTCGAGCTGCCCGCGCTCCGGGAAAGGCCTGCCGACATCCCGGTGCTGGTGCAGCGCCTGCTCGGCAGGATCGGCGACCGGCTCGGCAAGCGCGTCACCCGCGTGCCGGCGGAGCTCCTGGGCCACCTGCAGGCGCTGCCCTGGCACGGCAACGTGCGCGAGCTCGAGAACACCCTCACCCGCGCGGTGGTGCTCGCTCCCGGCGAGGTCCTGGTCCCCGAGCTCTTTCCCGCCATTCCAGCGGAGCCGCCGGTCCGCTCGGTGGTCCGCGAAGAATCGCCGCAGCAGCTCCTCTCCCTGGCGGAGGCGGAGCGACGCGCGATCCTCGCGGCGATCGCCCATACCGGCGGGCACAAGGGCCGCACCTGCGAAATCCTGCAGATCAGCCGGCCGACCCTCGAGCGCAAGCTGCAGAAATACGGGCTCGAGGTAGGCGAGGCCTCCCGCCCCACCCCGCCGGCCCGGCCCACCCGCAGCGCGGGCTGA
- the rpmE gene encoding 50S ribosomal protein L31, with translation MKEGIHPKYEQATITCACGANYETRSTAGSFQVEVCAACHPFYTGTQKLIDTQGRVERFRNKYGRKA, from the coding sequence ATGAAGGAAGGCATCCACCCCAAGTACGAGCAGGCGACCATCACGTGCGCCTGTGGCGCCAACTACGAGACCCGGTCCACCGCCGGCTCGTTCCAGGTCGAAGTCTGCGCCGCCTGCCACCCGTTCTACACGGGCACCCAGAAGCTCATCGACACGCAGGGCCGCGTCGAGCGCTTCCGCAACAAGTACGGCCGGAAGGCGTAG
- the smc gene encoding chromosome segregation protein SMC: MRIKRLDICGFKSFMARTVFQFDDGVTGIVGPNGCGKSNVVDSIRWVMGEQSAKHLRGRAMEDVIFNGSEKHAPLGMAEVSITFWNDRGDVPAAYKDFSEITVTRRLFRNGESEYLINKATCRLLDIIELFLGTGVGTRAYSIIEQGRIGLIVSAKPEDRRSLIEEAAGITKYKARRKAAERKMEHTEQNLLRLSDILGELGKRLEVLNRQARKAEKYKAVKAEIREIELHLASLRWLELQAMRKVAVAQAGGLKDEQRNLASRVEDLEEAIAEARDSLAAESADLEARSERVAALSQGTALNQTNLDFYQREKEQVLARQRELEEEIRQLEKRAEALGQEAEDAKRLAEELQGKGGADTERVQALHDELEAARNAEREAVQRLEGERGQAMEVLSHAAAMKGDLLTIDRRRGDLVDRIARLQGEADGLEHEVESLDKARNQLADRAGATRQLKLELDTRRGEEAELHEQIRAELVHAEAELVALREELGDKRSRLHSLVEIQRSYEGYDRGVRAVMTHGVEEEGQRPEGVVGLVSDLLSSPAEYERAVEAVLGERLQSIVVENHDKAVELARFLADTREGRSTFLPLGLRAGKPLATLEHPSVLARAVDVVGFAPEHQALAHALLGDVLVVSSLDAALEIWAKATGHTLVTEAGEVIAPTGGVTGGEADGAGAGLLQKRREVAELTEVVRSLETRVAVAAERHKKLARRADELDQSLKALEKNKHAEELNLLHAEKDLGRITEELARIRARGEQVLREREEMQHQLGLLDAEAEAARGAAAQAEAERARREERIAQLQAEVAAVRDQVHHLSGELTRLQIAAAAEKERREAIDRTLARVARERTEMEGRQERARAQIAEGEQRLEELAAKVDEASLGIHSMGDELAQAKAELQQAREAHAAKAAAVAEQEQALKGERKRLDELVSTSSQAAMQDRELAIELNHLVEAIQERHNLVLAEQIHDFHARPQPPEGSDERLVQLREQADRMGEVNLTAVEEHAELQERYEFLSKQQVDLEQSLTKLRQAIAKIDATSRERFDDTFRIINEKFQQVFPRLFAGGNAHLELVRDETRPGAEPGVEIFAQPPGKKMQNVNLMSGGEKALTAVSLIFAIFLIKPTPFCLLDEVDAPLDEANVGRYNDMVKEMSKTSQFILITHNKRTMEIADTLYGVTMEEPGVSKTVSVKLSRRDEEGGGGEDEAQAEGAA; encoded by the coding sequence ATGCGCATCAAGCGCCTCGACATCTGCGGCTTCAAGAGCTTCATGGCCCGCACCGTCTTCCAATTCGACGACGGCGTGACGGGGATCGTGGGCCCGAACGGCTGCGGCAAGTCGAACGTCGTCGACTCGATCCGCTGGGTGATGGGCGAGCAGTCGGCCAAACACCTGCGCGGCCGGGCCATGGAAGACGTGATCTTCAACGGCTCGGAGAAACACGCGCCGCTGGGCATGGCCGAGGTCTCGATCACCTTCTGGAACGATCGCGGCGACGTCCCTGCGGCCTACAAGGATTTCAGCGAGATCACGGTCACCCGCCGCCTCTTCCGCAACGGCGAGAGCGAGTACCTGATCAACAAGGCGACGTGCCGCCTCCTCGACATCATCGAGCTCTTCCTCGGCACCGGCGTCGGTACCCGCGCCTATTCGATCATCGAGCAGGGGCGCATCGGCCTCATCGTCTCGGCCAAGCCCGAAGACCGGCGCTCGCTCATCGAAGAGGCAGCGGGCATCACCAAATACAAGGCGCGCCGCAAGGCAGCCGAGCGGAAGATGGAGCACACGGAGCAGAACCTGCTCCGGCTCTCGGACATCCTCGGCGAGCTCGGCAAGCGCCTCGAGGTGCTCAACCGCCAGGCGCGCAAGGCCGAGAAGTACAAGGCGGTCAAGGCGGAGATCCGCGAGATCGAGCTCCACCTCGCCTCGCTGCGCTGGCTCGAGCTCCAGGCGATGCGCAAGGTCGCCGTGGCCCAGGCCGGTGGCCTCAAGGACGAGCAGCGCAACCTCGCCTCGCGGGTGGAGGACCTCGAGGAGGCGATCGCCGAGGCCCGCGACAGCCTCGCTGCGGAGAGCGCCGATCTCGAGGCGCGGAGCGAGCGGGTGGCGGCGCTCTCGCAGGGCACCGCGCTCAACCAGACCAACCTCGATTTCTACCAGCGCGAGAAGGAGCAGGTCCTCGCGCGGCAGCGGGAGCTCGAGGAGGAGATCCGCCAGCTCGAGAAGCGCGCCGAGGCGCTGGGCCAGGAGGCCGAGGACGCGAAGCGCCTCGCCGAGGAGCTCCAGGGCAAGGGCGGCGCGGACACCGAGCGGGTGCAGGCGCTGCACGACGAGCTCGAGGCCGCCCGCAACGCGGAGCGCGAAGCGGTGCAGCGCCTCGAGGGCGAGCGCGGCCAGGCGATGGAGGTGCTCTCCCACGCTGCGGCGATGAAGGGCGACCTGCTCACCATCGACAGGCGACGGGGCGATCTCGTCGACCGGATCGCCCGGCTGCAGGGCGAGGCCGACGGCCTGGAGCACGAGGTCGAGAGCCTCGACAAGGCCCGCAACCAGCTGGCGGATCGAGCCGGTGCCACGCGGCAGCTCAAGCTCGAGCTCGACACGCGGCGGGGCGAGGAGGCGGAGCTCCACGAGCAGATCCGCGCGGAGCTGGTCCACGCGGAGGCAGAGCTGGTGGCGCTCCGCGAGGAGCTCGGCGACAAGCGCTCGCGCCTCCACTCGCTGGTGGAGATCCAGCGCTCCTACGAGGGATACGACCGCGGCGTCCGGGCGGTGATGACCCACGGCGTCGAGGAGGAGGGGCAGCGGCCCGAGGGCGTCGTCGGCCTCGTCAGCGATCTCCTCTCCAGCCCTGCCGAATACGAGCGGGCCGTCGAAGCGGTGCTGGGCGAGCGGCTCCAGTCGATCGTGGTCGAGAACCACGACAAGGCCGTCGAGCTGGCGCGCTTCCTCGCCGACACCCGCGAGGGAAGGAGCACCTTCCTCCCGCTGGGGCTCCGTGCGGGCAAGCCGCTCGCCACCCTCGAGCATCCGAGCGTCCTCGCCCGGGCGGTCGACGTGGTGGGCTTCGCCCCCGAGCACCAGGCGCTGGCCCATGCGCTTCTCGGCGACGTGCTCGTGGTCTCGAGCCTCGATGCGGCGCTGGAGATCTGGGCGAAGGCCACCGGCCACACCCTGGTCACCGAGGCGGGCGAGGTGATCGCGCCCACCGGCGGCGTCACCGGTGGCGAGGCGGACGGGGCAGGCGCGGGCCTGCTCCAGAAGCGCCGCGAGGTGGCCGAGCTCACCGAGGTGGTGCGCTCGCTCGAGACGCGGGTCGCGGTGGCAGCGGAGCGGCACAAGAAGCTCGCCCGCCGCGCGGACGAGCTCGACCAGTCGCTCAAGGCGCTCGAGAAGAACAAGCACGCCGAGGAGCTCAACCTCCTCCACGCCGAGAAGGATCTCGGGCGGATCACCGAGGAGCTGGCCCGGATCCGGGCCCGTGGCGAGCAGGTGCTCCGCGAGCGCGAGGAGATGCAGCACCAGCTCGGCCTCCTCGATGCGGAGGCGGAAGCGGCCCGGGGCGCAGCGGCGCAGGCGGAGGCCGAGCGGGCGCGGCGCGAGGAGCGGATCGCCCAGCTCCAGGCAGAAGTGGCGGCGGTGCGCGATCAGGTCCACCACCTCTCCGGCGAGCTCACCCGGCTGCAGATCGCCGCCGCGGCGGAGAAGGAGCGGCGCGAGGCGATCGATCGCACCCTGGCCCGCGTGGCCCGCGAGCGCACCGAGATGGAGGGGCGGCAGGAGCGAGCCCGGGCGCAGATTGCGGAGGGCGAGCAGCGCCTCGAGGAGCTCGCCGCCAAGGTGGACGAGGCGAGCCTCGGCATCCACTCGATGGGTGACGAGCTGGCGCAGGCGAAGGCGGAGTTGCAGCAGGCCCGCGAGGCCCACGCGGCGAAGGCCGCGGCGGTAGCCGAGCAGGAGCAGGCCCTCAAGGGCGAGCGCAAGCGCCTGGACGAGCTGGTCTCCACCTCCTCCCAGGCGGCGATGCAGGATCGCGAGCTCGCGATCGAGCTCAACCACCTGGTCGAGGCGATCCAGGAGCGGCACAACCTCGTGCTGGCCGAGCAGATCCACGATTTCCACGCCAGGCCGCAGCCGCCCGAGGGATCGGACGAGCGGCTGGTGCAGCTGCGCGAGCAGGCCGACCGCATGGGCGAGGTGAACCTCACCGCGGTGGAGGAGCACGCAGAGCTGCAGGAGCGCTACGAGTTCCTCTCGAAGCAGCAGGTGGATCTCGAGCAGAGCCTCACCAAGCTCCGGCAGGCGATCGCCAAGATCGACGCGACCTCACGCGAGCGCTTCGACGACACCTTCCGGATCATCAACGAGAAGTTCCAGCAGGTCTTCCCGCGGCTCTTCGCCGGCGGCAACGCGCACCTCGAGCTGGTCCGCGACGAGACGCGTCCCGGCGCCGAGCCCGGCGTCGAGATCTTCGCCCAGCCGCCTGGCAAGAAGATGCAGAACGTGAACCTGATGTCCGGCGGCGAGAAGGCGCTCACCGCCGTCTCGCTCATCTTCGCCATCTTCCTGATCAAGCCGACGCCCTTCTGCCTCCTCGACGAAGTCGATGCGCCGCTCGACGAAGCCAACGTCGGTCGCTACAACGACATGGTCAAGGAGATGAGCAAGACCTCGCAGTTCATCCTCATCACGCACAACAAGCGGACGATGGAGATCGCCGACACGCTCTACGGCGTGACCATGGAGGAGCCCGGCGTCTCCAAGACCGTGAGCGTGAAGCTCTCGCGCCGCGACGAAGAAGGCGGCGGTGGCGAGGACGAGGCGCAGGCCGAGGGCGCCGCCTGA
- a CDS encoding DUF1385 domain-containing protein has translation MKRIRRLMPLFLAEAARPYIGGQAVLEGVMMRSPGSFVVAVRRPDGEIAVRAEPWDNVFTRYRLFRLPLLRGAVVLIESLWNGFAALNFSAEHAAPEEEKGKPVEKPSQLAMAGTLALSLVLGLALFTGLPHFLTWGLGQLAGHPIDTTSYAFHVIDGMFQLVIFVGYLALISRMPDIRRVFQYHGAEHKTIWAYETQPAAFDVEDAARQTTLHPRCGTSFLLLVVGVSIAIYSAIFPLVPRAIENDFLNNLAMLGVKLPLMFPIAGASFELQRLSARYPKNLLLRALTAPGLWMQRITTKEPSRDQLEIAVLAMKRCIAYEEGRLNERGVTLYRDYDGAIAVP, from the coding sequence GTGAAGCGGATCAGGCGGCTCATGCCCCTCTTCCTCGCCGAGGCGGCGAGGCCCTACATCGGCGGGCAGGCGGTTCTCGAGGGCGTGATGATGCGTTCGCCCGGCTCCTTCGTGGTGGCGGTGCGGCGCCCCGACGGCGAGATCGCCGTGCGGGCGGAGCCCTGGGACAACGTCTTCACCCGCTACCGGCTCTTCCGCCTGCCGCTCCTGCGGGGCGCGGTGGTGCTGATCGAGAGCCTCTGGAACGGTTTTGCCGCCCTCAACTTCTCGGCGGAGCACGCAGCCCCCGAGGAGGAGAAGGGCAAGCCGGTGGAGAAGCCCTCGCAGCTGGCGATGGCCGGCACCCTGGCGCTCTCGCTCGTGCTCGGGCTCGCCCTCTTCACCGGGCTTCCGCACTTCCTGACCTGGGGGCTCGGGCAGCTCGCCGGCCACCCGATCGACACCACCAGCTACGCCTTCCACGTCATCGACGGGATGTTCCAGCTGGTGATCTTCGTGGGCTACCTGGCGCTGATCTCGCGGATGCCCGACATCCGGCGGGTGTTCCAGTACCACGGCGCCGAGCACAAGACGATCTGGGCCTACGAGACGCAGCCCGCTGCCTTCGACGTGGAGGATGCGGCCCGGCAGACGACGCTCCACCCCCGCTGCGGCACCAGCTTCCTTCTCCTCGTGGTCGGCGTGTCGATCGCCATCTACTCGGCGATCTTCCCCCTCGTCCCCCGCGCCATCGAGAACGACTTCCTCAACAACCTCGCGATGCTGGGCGTGAAGCTGCCGTTGATGTTCCCGATCGCCGGCGCCTCCTTCGAGCTCCAGCGCCTCTCGGCCCGCTACCCGAAGAACCTCCTCCTCCGGGCCCTCACCGCCCCGGGCCTTTGGATGCAGCGGATCACCACCAAGGAGCCCTCGCGGGATCAGCTGGAGATCGCGGTCCTCGCGATGAAGCGCTGCATCGCCTACGAGGAGGGACGCCTGAACGAACGGGGCGTCACCCTCTACCGGGACTACGACGGCGCCATCGCCGTTCCTTGA
- a CDS encoding Crp/Fnr family transcriptional regulator, whose protein sequence is MQKAMHPAATHVSAVNTMPSTNRAVGLSSQTPETVDYRGYFKAETYPNNSVIYRPGDPADKVYLLRSGRVRLIRVGKGASRSVLAILRPGDLFGELLRPEGAQVEDLSVASGEAEVWSIDSRSFQQLLESRPHLAIDVIRALNERMRHMRRRVLGLTFKEVPARLAETLLSLAESHGERCPHGGEYDLKGITQQDLADLVGASRSFVSTLINEMKRDGHLGNVGRVLCLKDTKALRKLAGREK, encoded by the coding sequence ATGCAGAAGGCCATGCACCCCGCAGCGACCCACGTCTCGGCCGTCAACACGATGCCCAGCACCAACCGCGCCGTGGGGCTGTCGTCGCAGACCCCGGAGACGGTCGATTACCGTGGCTACTTCAAGGCCGAGACCTACCCGAACAACTCGGTCATCTACCGGCCCGGCGATCCGGCCGACAAGGTCTACCTCCTCCGCAGCGGCAGGGTCCGCCTCATCCGCGTGGGCAAGGGCGCTTCGCGCTCGGTGCTGGCCATCCTCCGGCCCGGCGACCTCTTCGGCGAGCTCCTCCGCCCCGAGGGCGCGCAGGTGGAGGACCTCTCCGTCGCCTCCGGCGAGGCCGAGGTGTGGAGCATCGACAGCCGCTCCTTCCAGCAGCTCCTCGAGAGCAGGCCGCACCTCGCCATCGACGTGATCCGTGCCCTCAACGAGCGCATGCGCCACATGCGCCGCCGGGTCCTCGGCCTCACCTTCAAGGAGGTTCCGGCCCGCCTCGCCGAGACGCTCCTCTCGCTGGCGGAGTCGCACGGCGAGCGCTGCCCCCACGGCGGCGAATACGATCTCAAGGGCATCACCCAGCAGGACCTCGCCGATCTGGTCGGCGCCTCCCGCTCCTTCGTCTCGACGCTGATCAACGAGATGAAGCGCGACGGCCACCTGGGCAACGTCGGCCGCGTCCTCTGCCTCAAGGACACCAAGGCGCTGCGCAAGCTCGCCGGCCGCGAGAAGTAG
- a CDS encoding tetratricopeptide repeat protein: MKRDKDHIALSDEHNARGIELADHGMLDEAMREFRKAIELDPESAHAHDNLATVLTEKKLFREALEEYLTAIRLEPDAPTAHYNLACFLATHGGEMAIEEYKEAIDLDPEYPDAHLNLGLTYADMGQVEEAMRAFHRAIDLNTQDAFARHELAALLMDEGDYRTAIQQLKEVVRLEADNFEAHLDLGICFAQKGFYAEAEKAYARARELAPDDLLLQYNSAALYALWGRAEESLRFLGQAMRQDPEKVRAWLAADPMFDSLKATPGYESVVQGS; encoded by the coding sequence TTGAAGCGGGACAAGGACCACATCGCCCTGTCGGACGAGCACAACGCACGCGGCATCGAGCTGGCCGATCACGGCATGCTCGACGAGGCGATGCGCGAGTTCCGCAAGGCCATCGAGCTCGACCCCGAGTCGGCGCACGCCCACGACAACCTCGCGACCGTCCTCACCGAGAAGAAGCTCTTCCGGGAGGCGCTCGAGGAGTACCTCACCGCGATCCGCCTCGAGCCCGACGCGCCGACCGCCCACTACAACCTCGCCTGCTTCCTCGCCACCCATGGTGGCGAGATGGCGATCGAGGAGTACAAGGAGGCGATCGACCTCGATCCGGAGTACCCGGACGCCCACCTCAACCTCGGCCTCACCTACGCGGACATGGGGCAGGTGGAGGAGGCGATGCGGGCCTTCCACCGGGCGATCGATCTCAACACCCAGGACGCCTTCGCGCGCCACGAGCTGGCAGCGCTCCTCATGGACGAGGGCGACTACCGCACGGCGATCCAGCAGCTCAAGGAAGTGGTCCGCCTCGAGGCGGACAACTTCGAGGCGCATCTCGACCTCGGCATCTGCTTTGCGCAGAAGGGCTTCTACGCCGAGGCGGAGAAGGCCTACGCCAGGGCGCGGGAGCTGGCGCCGGACGACCTCCTCCTCCAGTACAACTCGGCGGCGCTCTACGCGCTCTGGGGAAGGGCGGAGGAGTCGCTGCGCTTCCTCGGGCAGGCGATGCGCCAGGATCCCGAAAAGGTCCGCGCCTGGCTCGCCGCCGATCCGATGTTCGACAGCCTGAAGGCGACGCCGGGCTACGAGTCGGTCGTCCAGGGCAGCTGA
- a CDS encoding sensor histidine kinase, giving the protein MANRLGNVAMRKAAPSPLAVAAVAAARPLAGLTQAATLAWDEEWVVRGAAGACPAVFGKTANELRGRPLGEFFERPESLADAIHFGTARPVKLHGGILVRLEAGPCPGGAVGIIRRQTGDELDLTRLVSALGHEMRNAFASVLLAVQSLTRNGEVASERGRRRLVVAERELRRIECVLRGLQEVGRAPVGRPIDASPERLVADAFTSLGPEPGGPRVELVAPEAEGEPAFLDPARVRLALEEMIRHGIRAVASGGRVEVSVERRPGELALVVTATGPDAVQPSSGVEVEGGKTLGLAVAEGVARAHGGHLESEGVEGGCRLTLVLPQRAARN; this is encoded by the coding sequence TTGGCGAACCGGCTCGGCAACGTGGCGATGCGGAAGGCAGCGCCCTCCCCTCTTGCCGTCGCGGCGGTGGCGGCGGCGCGTCCACTCGCAGGCCTCACCCAGGCGGCAACCCTCGCCTGGGACGAGGAATGGGTCGTCCGGGGCGCCGCCGGCGCCTGCCCGGCGGTCTTCGGGAAGACGGCGAACGAGCTCCGGGGCCGCCCGCTCGGCGAGTTCTTCGAGCGCCCGGAGAGCCTCGCCGACGCCATCCACTTCGGCACCGCCCGCCCGGTGAAGCTGCACGGCGGCATCCTGGTCCGCCTCGAGGCCGGCCCCTGTCCCGGCGGCGCCGTCGGGATCATCCGCCGCCAGACCGGCGACGAGCTCGACCTCACCCGCCTCGTCTCCGCCCTCGGCCACGAGATGCGCAACGCCTTCGCCTCCGTGCTGCTCGCGGTGCAATCGCTCACCCGCAACGGCGAGGTCGCCAGCGAGCGTGGCCGCCGCCGCCTCGTGGTGGCGGAGCGGGAGCTGCGGCGGATCGAATGCGTCCTCCGCGGTCTGCAGGAGGTGGGCAGGGCCCCGGTGGGCAGGCCGATCGACGCCTCGCCCGAGCGGCTGGTGGCGGATGCCTTCACCTCCCTGGGCCCGGAGCCCGGCGGCCCCCGGGTCGAGCTGGTCGCCCCAGAAGCGGAGGGTGAACCGGCCTTCCTCGATCCGGCGCGGGTGCGCCTCGCCCTCGAAGAAATGATCCGCCACGGAATTCGCGCGGTTGCGAGCGGGGGCCGGGTGGAGGTATCCGTCGAGCGCCGCCCGGGCGAATTGGCCCTGGTGGTCACCGCCACCGGGCCGGACGCGGTCCAGCCGAGCAGCGGTGTCGAGGTCGAGGGGGGCAAGACCCTGGGCCTCGCCGTTGCCGAGGGCGTCGCCAGGGCCCACGGCGGTCATCTGGAATCGGAAGGCGTGGAGGGCGGCTGCCGCCTCACCCTGGTGCTCCCCCAGCGAGCGGCGCGCAACTGA
- the grxC gene encoding glutaredoxin 3: protein MKPVKVYTTTYCGYCDRAKSLLRRKGVAYEEIDVTGNDEMRMDLVKRSGGMRTVPQIWVGETHVGGFDDLSELDRSGELDRMLQA, encoded by the coding sequence AAGTCTACACCACCACCTACTGCGGCTATTGCGACAGGGCCAAGAGCCTGCTGCGCCGCAAGGGCGTCGCGTACGAGGAGATCGACGTGACGGGCAACGACGAGATGCGGATGGATCTGGTGAAGCGGAGCGGCGGCATGCGCACCGTGCCGCAGATCTGGGTCGGCGAGACCCATGTCGGCGGCTTCGACGATCTCTCCGAGCTCGACCGCTCGGGCGAGCTCGACCGGATGCTGCAGGCCTGA